The Raphanus sativus cultivar WK10039 chromosome 2, ASM80110v3, whole genome shotgun sequence genome includes a region encoding these proteins:
- the LOC108829948 gene encoding cysteine and histidine-rich domain-containing protein RAR1 isoform X2 yields MEAAIFISPLRTTASSISGYSPCCRFKLLEVRDDLKPIAIESVSRCSRFLKVFTHSRYSSTLYIMEVRSATKLQCQRIGCNAMFTDDDNPDGSCRFHASGPFFHDGMKEWSCCKQRSHDFTLFLEIPGCKTGKHTTEKPVLAKPAPRQPVTVPTSSPQAADAATKDSCSRCRQGFFCSDHGSQPKEQTRQQALSTPVQAEEEKTESLVAPAPVQKVVIDINQPQVCKNKGCGKTFKERDNHETACSYHPGPAVFHDRLRGWKCCDVHVKEFDEFMEIPPCTKGWHSSSADQAV; encoded by the exons ATGGAGGCAGCAATCTTCATATCGCCTCTCCGAACGACGGCATCGTCGATCTCGGGATACTCCCCGTGCTGCCGGTTTAAGCTTCTTGA GGTCAGAGACGATCTGAAGCCGATAGCCATAGAATCAGTTTCACGCTGCTCAAGATTCTTGAAAGTTTTCACTCACTCAAGGTACTCTTCGACGCTCTATATAATGGAAGTAAGATCTGCAACGAAGCTTCAGTGCCAACGTATTGGCTGCAACGCCATGTTCACCGATGACGACAATCCAGACGGTTCTTGTCGGTTTCATGCCTCT GGA CCATTTTTTCACGACGGAATGAAAGAATGGAGCTGCTGCAAGCAAAGAAGTCACGATTTCACTTTGTTCTTGGAAATTCCTGG ATGTAAGACAGGTAAACACACAACTGAGAAACCAGTTTTGGCCAAACCGGCTCCAAGACAACCTGTCACGGTTCCTACTTCATCTCCACAAGCCGCCGATGCTGCAACAAAAGACTCTTGCTCCCGATGCCGCCAAGGCTTCTTCTGCTCAGACCATG GCTCCCAGCCCAAAGAACAGACCAGGCAGCAGGCCCTGAGCACACCAGTACAAGCGGAAGAAGAAAAGACTGAGTCCTTAGTAGCCCCAGCTCCAGTTCAAAAGGTTGTTATAGACATTAATCAACCCCAAGTGTGCAAAAACAAGGGATGTGGCAAAACATTCAAGGAGAGAGACAATCACGAGACGGCTTGTAGCTATCATCCAGGTCCTGCGGTCTTCCACGACAGACTGAGAGGG TGGAAGTGTTGCGATGTTCACGTGAAAGAGTTCGACGAGTTCATGGAGATACCTCCTTGCACCAAAGGTTGGCATAGCAGCAGCGCCGATCAAGCGGTCTGA
- the LOC108843159 gene encoding probable aminotransferase ACS12 isoform X1 gives MRLIVPLQGVVQGRGGLFVGSLIPCCLFYFLQLYLKRRRSPPPPPPPPDSDSSSELPRTSSRSSLFTRGNSIGRVRVSSRAAPLAKPPDSPYYIGLERVKTDPYDRVTNRDGIIQLGLAESTLCFDLLQRWMSENLMDSLMMQSDGSGFDVSTIAMYQPFEGLLEVRVAFADFMSRIMGGNVSFDPSNMVITAGGTPAVEVLAFCLADHGNAFLIPSPYYPGFDRDIKFRTGIELIPVHCRSSDNFTVTVSALEQALNQARKRGSKVSGILFSNPSNPVGNILSRETLHAILSFAQEKNIHVISDEIFAGSVYGVDKEFVSMAEVVAASASGDFDKSRVHIIYGLSKDLSLPGFRTGVIYSFHEDVVSAAKKLMRFSSMPVPVQRILISLLSDTRFIEEYMAAHRQRIRDKHFLFVEGLKQLGIPCAESGGGLYCWVDMSSLLTSYSEKGELELFEKLLSVAKINATPGTACYCIEPGWFRCCFTALADEDIPVIMERIKLLAEPSTS, from the exons ATGAGGCTGATAGTACCTCTCCAGGGAGTGGTTCAAGGCCGCGGAGGTCTCTTCGTCGGCTCTCTTATCCCTTGCTGCCTCTTCTACTTTCTCCAGCTTTACCTCAAACGACGCcgttctcctcctcctcctcctccacctcccgATTCCGACTCCTCCTCGGAGTTACCGAGGACCTCGTCTCGGTCCAGCCTCTTCACCCGAGGGAACTCCATCGGACGTGTTCGAGTCTCCTCCAGAGCCGCTCCTCTCGCCAAGCCTCCCGATTCGCCTTACTATATAGGGCTTGAGAGAGTCAAGACCGATCCCTACGATCGGGTTACTAATAGGGATGGGATTATACAGCTTGGTTTAGCTGAGAGTACG ctGTGCTTTGACTTGCTCCAGAGATGGATGTCTGAGAATCTGATGGATTCGTTGATGATGCAATCTGATGGTAGTGGATTCGATGTCAGTACCATCGCCATGTATCAACCTTTCGAAGGCTTACTCGAGGTCAGAGTG GCTTTTGCTGATTTCATGTCACGAATAATGGGAGGTAACGTCTCGTTTGACCCTTCAAACATGGTGATCACAGCTGGTGGGACTCCTGCTGTCGAAGTATTGGCCTTTTGCTTGGCTGATCATGGAAACGCTTTTCTCATTCCCTCCCCCTATTATCCTGG CTTTGACAGAGATATTAAGTTCAGGACAGGAATCGAGCTTATACCAGTACACTGCCGCAGCTCTGACAATTTCACTGTCACCGTTTCCGCCTTGGAACAAGCTTTGAATCAAGCTAGGAAGCGAGGGAGTAAGGTTTCCGGCATCCTCTTTTCGAACCCTTCGAACCCTGTTGGAAACATACTCTCAAGAGAGACGCTACATGCTATTCTGAGCTTTGCTCAGGAGAAGAACATCCATGTCATCTCCGATGAAATATTCGCCGGTTCTGTTTACGGGGTGGACAAAGAGTTTGTTAGCATGGCAGAGGTAGTAGCTGCCTCTGCCTCGGGGGATTTCGATAAGAGTAGGGTTCATATCATCTACGGCTTGTCCAAAGACCTTTCCCTTCCCGGTTTTAGAACCGGAGTTATCTATTCCTTTCATGAAGACGTTGTAAGCGCGGCCAAGAAGCTGATGAGGTTTTCGTCTATGCCAGTTCCAGTCCAGAGGATACTTATCTCTCTGCTATCGGATACAAGGTTTATCGAGGAGTACATGGCAGCCCACAGGCAGAGGATCAGGGATAAGCATTTTCTCTTTGTGGAAGGTTTGAAGCAATTAGGGATTCCGTGTGCTGAGAGTGGTGGTGGGTTGTACTGTTGGGTTGACATGAGCAGTTTACTCACATCTTACAGCGAGAAAGGCGAACTCGAGCTGTTTGAGAAGCTATTGAGTGTTGCCAAGATTAATGCCACTCCTGGAACAGCTTGTTATTGTATAGAACCGGGTTGGTTCAGGTGCTGTTTTACGGCTTTGGCTGATGAAGACATCCCAGTGATCATGGAACGGATCAAACTGCTTGCTGAACCATCCACATCTTGA
- the LOC108843160 gene encoding extensin-like produces MCQMEPKETKPPPRKQPRQHPSVPFVWEELPGLPKKNWQPSLAAFVPSPPTLPPPIPVPVKLVTSVPFCWEKTPGKLLLKLPQPPPPETATTTPLPPPVPVPVKLVTSVPFCWEETPGKPAPSTANDPPKLPQPPSKTATTPLLPPPVPVPVKLVTSVPFHWEETPGQPYPCFVDFDPTDPFDRPLTPPPMYGCEAETSSDIYDDASSDSFSFVPISGAFTVDEFDDNLNRETSSIPTSPAYDTDDSTSSYMTGSSFLEKLFPRLPQENSHHVQVTTASNDINFGFPVRTQYTLRELIMMSRRRNYMRKQIPSVEFTKYGAESSCLFELEGSEWKRYQRRM; encoded by the exons ATGTGCCAAATGGAACCCAAAGAAACAAAGCCACCACCTAGAAAACAACCGAGGCAGCATCCTTCTGTGCCTTTCGTTTGGGAGGAACTGCCTGGCTTACCAAAGAAGAACTGGCAACCTTCACTAGCCGCTTTCGTGCCTTCTCCTCCTACACTTCCGCCACCTATCCCTGTCCCAGTTAAACTGGTCACCTCCGTTCCTTTCTGTTGGGAAAAGACCCCAGGCAAACTGCTACTCAAGCTTCCgcaaccaccaccaccggaAACCGCCACGACTACTCCACTGCCACCTCCGGTTCCAGTTCCGGTTAAGCTGGTTACGTCTGTTCCTTTTTGTTGGGAAGAAACTCCTGGAAAACCGGCCCCATCTACCGCAAATGACCCACCTAAGCTTCCACAACCACCGTCTAAAACCGCCACGACTCCTCTATTACCACCTCCGGTTCCAGTTCCGGTTAAGCTGGTTACATCGGTTCCATTCCATTGGGAAGAAACTCCTGGACAACCGTACCCTTGCTTTGTTGATTTCGACCCAACTGACCCTTTTGACCGACCGCTGACACCACCTCCCATGTACGGTTGTGAAGCTGAAACCAGCAGTGATATTTATGATGACGCAAGCAGTGATTCCTTCAGCTTTGTGCCGATATCAGGTGCTTTTACAGTGGATGAATTTGATGACAACCTGAATAGGGAGACGAGCTCGATACCAACATCGCCAGCCTATGATACTGATGATAGTACGAGCAGTTACATGACGGGATCTTCGTTCTTGGAAAAGCTATTTCCACGTCTTCCACAGGAGAATTCTCACCATGTTCAGGTTACTACAGCTTCTAATGACATCAACTTTGGCTTTCCTGTGAGGACGCAATATACACTCCGGGAGTTAATAATGATGAGCCGAAGGAGGAACTACATGAGAAAGCAGATTCCTTCCGTG GAATTTACAAAATATGGAGCTGAGAGTTCCTGCCTCTTTGAGCTGGAAGGAAGTGAGTGGAAAAGATACCAACGAAGGATGTAG
- the LOC108819898 gene encoding protein PSK SIMULATOR 1: MALETFLIKLKNAISSKPTSHRSTSPPITTTTSSVGVLSFEVARLMTKLLHLTHSLTDSNLLSLRDHSLSLEGLTKIVTGDETFHLSLVCAELADSLAHTADSVSRLSYRCTAPSLRSFHRLFHEFADMGRDPHGWVISCKDTESKNKKIERYVSVTTALYREMEEMTNLENSLRKHSSQIGTELEEDNNKKVMDLHQKIERQRQHVKYLKDRSLWNKSFDTVVLILARSVFTALARLKSVFSSSVGPPTVVSFLPRSLSSSSSSMNLVHPSPNDEERLKTASSSAFLEESSRLLKPPETTLGGSGVALHYANLIVVMEKMIKQPQLVGLDARDDLYSMLPASVRSSLRSRLRGVGFTATDGGLAVEWKAALGRILQWLLPLAQNMIRWQSERSFEQRHVATAVNSQNRVMLVQTLVFADKVKTEAAVTELLVGLNYIWRFEREMTAKALFNLQSPPNHS, translated from the exons ATGGCTCTCGAAACTTTTCTAATAAAACTCAAAAACGCCATTTCCTCCAAACCCACTTCTCACCGATCAACATCTCCTCCGATCACCACCACCACTTCCTCCGTCGGAGTTTTATCTTTCGAGGTGGCACGTCTCATGACAAAACTCCTCCACCTCACCCACTCTCTAACCGACTCCAACCTCCTTAGTCTACGAGACCACTCTCTGTCCTTAGAAGGTCTCACCAAGATCGTCACCGGCGACGAAACCTTCCATCTCAGCCTCGTCTGTGCTGAGCTCGCTGACAGTCTCGCCCACACTGCCGACTCTGTTTCCCGGCTGAGCTACCGTTGCACCGCCCCGAGCCTCCGCTCTTTCCACCGCTTGTTCCATGAGTTCGCCGACATGGGTCGTGACCCTCATGGATGGGTCATCAGCTGCAAAGATACTGAATCTAAGAACAAGAAAATCGAAAG ATATGTGAGCGTGACGACAGCTTTGTATAGAGAGATGGAAGAGATGACGAATTTGGAAAACTCTCTGAGGAAACACAGTTCACAGATTGGGACCGAACTcgaagaagacaacaacaagAAAGTGATGGATCTACACCAAAAGATTGAGAGACAGAGACAACACGTGAAGTATCTGAAAGACAGATCTCTATGGAACAAAAGCTTCGACACGGTCGTGTTGATTCTCGCCAGATCGGTCTTCACCGCACTCGCGAGACTCAAATCCGTCTTCTCCTCCTCCGTGGGCCCACCAACCGTCGTGTCTTTTCTCCCAcgctctctctcttcctcttcttcatcgaTGAATCTCGTCCACCCCAGCCCAAACGACGAGGAGAGACTCAAAACGGCGTCGTCTTCTGCTTTTCTTGAAGAGAGCTCGAGGCTTCTGAAACCGCCGGAGACAACTCTAGGCGGGTCCGGCGTGGCGCTTCACTACGCGAATCTGATAGtggtgatggagaagatgaTAAAGCAACCACAGCTTGTGGGTCTCGACGCTAGAGACGATCTCTACTCCATGTTGCCGGCGAGCGTGAGATCGTCGCTCAGGTCGAGACTAAGAGGAGTTGGGTTCACGGCGACGGACGGTGGCTTAGCGGTGGAGTGGAAGGCGGCGCTAGGGAGGATATTACAGTGGTTGTTACCGTTGGCACAGAATATGATTAGGTGGCAGAGCGAGAGAAGCTTCGAGCAGAGACACGTGGCGACGGCGGTGAATAGTCAGAACAGAGTGATGTTGGTTCAGACACTTGTGTTTGCGGATAAAGTTAAGACGGAAGCAGCCGTTACGGAGCTTCTTGTTGGGTTGAATTATATTTGGAGATTCGAAAGGGAGATGACTGCTAAAGCGCTGTTTAATCTGCAGTCTCCTCCTAATCACAGCTAA
- the LOC108843159 gene encoding probable aminotransferase ACS12 isoform X2, translated as MRLIVPLQGVVQGRGGLFVGSLIPCCLFYFLQLYLKRRRSPPPPPPPPDSDSSSELPRTSSRSSLFTRGNSIGRVRVSSRAAPLAKPPDSPYYIGLERVKTDPYDRVTNRDGIIQLGLAESTLCFDLLQRWMSENLMDSLMMQSDGSGFDVSTIAMYQPFEGLLEAFADFMSRIMGGNVSFDPSNMVITAGGTPAVEVLAFCLADHGNAFLIPSPYYPGFDRDIKFRTGIELIPVHCRSSDNFTVTVSALEQALNQARKRGSKVSGILFSNPSNPVGNILSRETLHAILSFAQEKNIHVISDEIFAGSVYGVDKEFVSMAEVVAASASGDFDKSRVHIIYGLSKDLSLPGFRTGVIYSFHEDVVSAAKKLMRFSSMPVPVQRILISLLSDTRFIEEYMAAHRQRIRDKHFLFVEGLKQLGIPCAESGGGLYCWVDMSSLLTSYSEKGELELFEKLLSVAKINATPGTACYCIEPGWFRCCFTALADEDIPVIMERIKLLAEPSTS; from the exons ATGAGGCTGATAGTACCTCTCCAGGGAGTGGTTCAAGGCCGCGGAGGTCTCTTCGTCGGCTCTCTTATCCCTTGCTGCCTCTTCTACTTTCTCCAGCTTTACCTCAAACGACGCcgttctcctcctcctcctcctccacctcccgATTCCGACTCCTCCTCGGAGTTACCGAGGACCTCGTCTCGGTCCAGCCTCTTCACCCGAGGGAACTCCATCGGACGTGTTCGAGTCTCCTCCAGAGCCGCTCCTCTCGCCAAGCCTCCCGATTCGCCTTACTATATAGGGCTTGAGAGAGTCAAGACCGATCCCTACGATCGGGTTACTAATAGGGATGGGATTATACAGCTTGGTTTAGCTGAGAGTACG ctGTGCTTTGACTTGCTCCAGAGATGGATGTCTGAGAATCTGATGGATTCGTTGATGATGCAATCTGATGGTAGTGGATTCGATGTCAGTACCATCGCCATGTATCAACCTTTCGAAGGCTTACTCGAG GCTTTTGCTGATTTCATGTCACGAATAATGGGAGGTAACGTCTCGTTTGACCCTTCAAACATGGTGATCACAGCTGGTGGGACTCCTGCTGTCGAAGTATTGGCCTTTTGCTTGGCTGATCATGGAAACGCTTTTCTCATTCCCTCCCCCTATTATCCTGG CTTTGACAGAGATATTAAGTTCAGGACAGGAATCGAGCTTATACCAGTACACTGCCGCAGCTCTGACAATTTCACTGTCACCGTTTCCGCCTTGGAACAAGCTTTGAATCAAGCTAGGAAGCGAGGGAGTAAGGTTTCCGGCATCCTCTTTTCGAACCCTTCGAACCCTGTTGGAAACATACTCTCAAGAGAGACGCTACATGCTATTCTGAGCTTTGCTCAGGAGAAGAACATCCATGTCATCTCCGATGAAATATTCGCCGGTTCTGTTTACGGGGTGGACAAAGAGTTTGTTAGCATGGCAGAGGTAGTAGCTGCCTCTGCCTCGGGGGATTTCGATAAGAGTAGGGTTCATATCATCTACGGCTTGTCCAAAGACCTTTCCCTTCCCGGTTTTAGAACCGGAGTTATCTATTCCTTTCATGAAGACGTTGTAAGCGCGGCCAAGAAGCTGATGAGGTTTTCGTCTATGCCAGTTCCAGTCCAGAGGATACTTATCTCTCTGCTATCGGATACAAGGTTTATCGAGGAGTACATGGCAGCCCACAGGCAGAGGATCAGGGATAAGCATTTTCTCTTTGTGGAAGGTTTGAAGCAATTAGGGATTCCGTGTGCTGAGAGTGGTGGTGGGTTGTACTGTTGGGTTGACATGAGCAGTTTACTCACATCTTACAGCGAGAAAGGCGAACTCGAGCTGTTTGAGAAGCTATTGAGTGTTGCCAAGATTAATGCCACTCCTGGAACAGCTTGTTATTGTATAGAACCGGGTTGGTTCAGGTGCTGTTTTACGGCTTTGGCTGATGAAGACATCCCAGTGATCATGGAACGGATCAAACTGCTTGCTGAACCATCCACATCTTGA
- the LOC108829948 gene encoding cysteine and histidine-rich domain-containing protein RAR1 isoform X1, with translation MKEWSCCKQRSHDFTLFLEIPGCKTGKHTTEKPVLAKPAPRQPVTVPTSSPQAADAATKDSCSRCRQGFFCSDHGSQPKEQTRQQALSTPVQAEEEKTESLVAPAPVQKVVIDINQPQVCKNKGCGKTFKERDNHETACSYHPGPAVFHDRLRGWKCCDVHVKEFDEFMEIPPCTKGWHSSSADQAV, from the exons ATGAAAGAATGGAGCTGCTGCAAGCAAAGAAGTCACGATTTCACTTTGTTCTTGGAAATTCCTGG ATGTAAGACAGGTAAACACACAACTGAGAAACCAGTTTTGGCCAAACCGGCTCCAAGACAACCTGTCACGGTTCCTACTTCATCTCCACAAGCCGCCGATGCTGCAACAAAAGACTCTTGCTCCCGATGCCGCCAAGGCTTCTTCTGCTCAGACCATG GCTCCCAGCCCAAAGAACAGACCAGGCAGCAGGCCCTGAGCACACCAGTACAAGCGGAAGAAGAAAAGACTGAGTCCTTAGTAGCCCCAGCTCCAGTTCAAAAGGTTGTTATAGACATTAATCAACCCCAAGTGTGCAAAAACAAGGGATGTGGCAAAACATTCAAGGAGAGAGACAATCACGAGACGGCTTGTAGCTATCATCCAGGTCCTGCGGTCTTCCACGACAGACTGAGAGGG TGGAAGTGTTGCGATGTTCACGTGAAAGAGTTCGACGAGTTCATGGAGATACCTCCTTGCACCAAAGGTTGGCATAGCAGCAGCGCCGATCAAGCGGTCTGA